One window of Schistocerca cancellata isolate TAMUIC-IGC-003103 chromosome 9, iqSchCanc2.1, whole genome shotgun sequence genomic DNA carries:
- the LOC126101462 gene encoding extracellular serine/threonine protein kinase four-jointed, which translates to ALPPLLVPAASAPPPALYVASAGGGTTSPGRQRLRPPSSTASSATLPPHAPASLIAATGSDGAVSFVAPPPGRRTVVEDGVYWGAQVESSLPPGYGDADAERWRRYARSAPLARLEADGCGRTYNRLAVFADGERACCRYRQNIDQLQGEVFSYLLARELGLPNLPPATWQPVRARQARWSRVRSQLALAQWADGWPVVLTRFLPELRPAHIPPLLRGPARRLHPPDARAANATDLPELAQWSDLLVFDFLTANLDRFINNLYNLQWNPAMMEAPAHNLARDSRTGLLVFLDNESGLLHGYRLLDKYGRFHADLLAALCVFRRRTADAVKRLAASGDVGAALERRFRRAGSAADGDDEETNEVDALPPLPEKSVQILNERLRLAADHIEACERRYA; encoded by the exons GCGCTGCCCCCGCTGCTCGTGCCCGCCGCCTCCGCGCCGCCCCCCGCCCTCTACGTCGCCTCCGCCGGCGGCGGCACCACCTCCCCGGGCCGACAGCGCCTCCGGCCCCCGTCGTCCACTGCGTCTTCGGCGACGCTGCCGCCCCACGCCCCCGCCAGCCTCATCGCAGCCACCGGTTCTGATGGCGCCGTCTCCTTCGTCGCCCCACCTCCAG GGCGGCGGACGGTGGTGGAGGATGGCGTGTACTGGGGGGCGCAGGTGGAGTCGTCGCTGCCCCCGGGCTACGGGGACGCCGACGCGGAGCGGTGGCGCCGATACGCGCGCTCTGCGCCGCTAGCGCGCCTCGAAGCCGACGGCTGCGGCCGCACCTACAACCGGCTGGCCGTCTTCGCCGACGGCGAGCGCGCCTGCTGCCGCTACCGGCAGAACATCGACCAGCTGCAGGGAGAG GTGTTCAGCTACCTGCTGGCGCGGGAGCTGGGGCTGCCGAACCTGCCGCCGGCCACGTGGCAGCCGGTGCGCGCGCGGCAGGCGCGGTGGTCGCGCGTGCGCTCTCAGCTGGCGCTGGCGCAGTGGGCGGACGGCTGGCCCGTCGTGCTGACGCGCTTCCTGCCCGAGCTGCGCCCGGCGCACATCCCGCCGCTGCTGCGCGGGCCCGCGCGACGTCTCCACCCGCCGGACGCGCGCGCCGCCAACGCCACCGACCTGCCCGAACTGGCGCAGTGGTCCGACCTGCTGGTGTTCGACTTCCTCACCGCCAACCTCGACCGCTTCATCAACAACCTGTACAACCTGCAGTGGAACCCGGCCATGATGGAGGCGCCCGCGCACAACCTGGCGCGCGACTCGCGCACCGGCCTGCTCGTCTTCCTCGACAACGAGAGCGGCCTGCTGCACGGCTACCGCCTGCTCGACAAGTACGGCCGCTTCCACGCCGACCTGCTGGCCGCGCTCTGCGTCTTCCGCCGGCGCACCGCGGACGCCGTCAAGCGGCTGGCGGCCTCCGGAGACGTCGGCGCCGCGCTGGAGCGCCGCTTCCGCCGCGCGGGCAGCGCCGCCGACGGCGACGACGAGGAGACCAACGAGGTGGACGCCCTGCCGCCGCTGCCCGAGAAGAGCGTCCAGATCCTCAACGAGCGGCTGCGCCTCGCAGCCGACCACATTGAGGCATGCGAGCGGAGGTACGCGTAG